A single Leguminivora glycinivorella isolate SPB_JAAS2020 chromosome 25, LegGlyc_1.1, whole genome shotgun sequence DNA region contains:
- the LOC125239453 gene encoding uncharacterized protein LOC125239453 produces MIKKTTFLCFLSQICLSCFNTIERVSCTKFYLKKSEMNPFGPPVPFPANVNNIYQNGLNRTSTIQADWKVVYSWPPDSNPAPEPRRIELGQPTILQSALFQCRCKEEVAANAANAANAANAANAANAANAANAANAANAAIAAATYPITVKDLDKNEVRACEMVATEDEVPAALDRATCICQATNSYDKIVVLTPPDTNFIFMYQRLKDVQYTPECPNTCLLLAREVPPNLNVVELVRDMELGSRDGGSVF; encoded by the exons ATGATTAAAAAAACTACCTTCTTATGTTTTCTAAGTCAAATCTGTCTTTCGTGTTTTAATACGATTGAACGAGTGTCGTGCaccaaattttatttaaaaaaatcag AGATGAACCCGTTCGGTCCTCCCGTGCCTTTCCCTGCAAATGTGAATAACATCTACCAGAACGGCCTCAACCGAACc AGTACGATCCAAGCCGACTGGAAAGTGGTGTACAGCTGGCCGCCGGATTCGAATCCGGCTCCGGAACCTCGCCGGATAGAACTCGGACAGCCGACGATTTTGCAATCTGCGCTGTTCCAATGCCGTTGCAAGGAGGAAGTTGCTGCGAATGCTGCGAATGCTGCGAATGCTGCGAATGCTGCGAATGCTGCGAATGCTGCGAATGCTGCGAATGCTGCGAATGCTGCGAATGCTGCGATTGCGGCTGCGACTTACCCTATTACA GTCAAAGACTTAGACAAGAACGAAGTGCGAGCCTGCGAGATGGTAGCCACAGAAGACGAGGTCCCAGCCGCCTTAGACCGTGCCACCTGCATCTGCCAAGCCACCAACTCCTATGACAAAATAGTGGTCTTAACCCCACCCGATACTAACTTCATATTCATGTATCAACGTCTGAAGGATGTTCAGTACACTCCGGAGTGTCCTAACACTTGTTTACTACTGGCAAGAGAGGTCCCTCCTAATCTCAATGTAGTAGAATTAGTCAGGGATATGGAGTTGGGCAGTCGGGATGGTGGGTCAGTCTTCTAA